A window of the Oncorhynchus mykiss isolate Arlee chromosome 15, USDA_OmykA_1.1, whole genome shotgun sequence genome harbors these coding sequences:
- the LOC110489829 gene encoding uncharacterized protein LOC110489829 isoform X2 has translation MAQPSSIPYLIPITPAYWFLDSYIRFANMETTASTAQHAFGAGPRGPNPAHGPQPGPGPRHPGHPGPYGVPRPEDQPPHQQQPHHHIQHSRPFFYIHPSQPFPSQPFPSQPFPSQPFPSQPFPSQPFPSQPFPSQPFPSQLYPSALPYQWPMPYNPYCGFPGMGGYGMMMPSPFQPSPYMEPPGYILPHSQLHLADYRRMINPHYHTTHYPQTMAYHARRFRYQHNAPATSREMINSEVQTEPTLGAARSDPKLSNADSSMKSNVQTNSESGSDTSCTAAQSLSPASAVQEVMSKSAAYEDVVLAPTPNNTPISTRSAAPQKGSFVFQTEVEELRLECRSTPTGLNILHSHETSELCTAHSVSATDEDLVQLCSSSSLHHHKVSQGRMLHGQEGMGLVGEEGDQCLQQACTDILLMEGACSSGRPDNFLALDDCNAFMAKTLSERPGNSESDMDYRVVVQSHTADAPQFTSDDGELSGNGSKSVYFKILHLPFDMEYLEELRKIEASVWSASLAPYVPSAEFMIQQGLMEPHREALSPVVVEEVPMVEEVPMVEEVPMVEEVPTVEVPGAEKVPIAEVVSLVEGVPIAESPSNENVLLAEMVPNVMEVPAISSPNKTDNAPKSPETSQKRGAVSDLDHQDTSFGRLPTYRPSTSWLGDFGNVYYHSKMPSDVEEQRKILRGSPLKVSSPKRKPNHDQEPKDPRVSVTTTAPLRLKGEGCRPGDKVDRRSHSDQEFCANRTFNVNTVTPGGHKRERICARCLTTKCRVNKRPGSPGPGLDALIVKRQGVPIPPWEEYILAQTCAACKSLARRRVTRKGSGSDVPSGPQNEETEGETSENSSCRAGPGPKLRDPRRPQSSMKRHSEKCPMGPHSKLREKNCSCEEPHRPPAAVLGGPRRHPHGDVIRERNEENLGVCVSVPLQDKWRNQDQDQCYLAAQKSQEKLWKAALSNPDNTESNIKLGPRDLIKQKKRISQSQGLHRKDTRC, from the exons ATGGCCCAACCCTCTTCAATTCCCTATTTAATTCCCATCACGCCTGCATACTGGTTCCTAGATAGTTATATTCGTTTTGCGA ATATGGAAACAACCGCGTCTACAGCACAGCATGCATTTGGAGCGGGCCCTCGTGGGCCCAATCCAGCCCATGGACCTCAACCGGGCCCGGGCCCCCGACACCCAGGTCACCCTGGACCTTACGGAGTTCCACGTCCAGAGGACCAGCCCCCACACCAGCAA CAGCCCCATCACCACATCCAGCACAGCAGACCATTCTTCTACATACACCCTTCCCAGCCATTCCCTTCCCAGCCATTCCCTTCCCAGCCATTCCCTTCCCAGCCATTCCCTTCCCAGCCATTCCCTTCCCAGCCATTCCCTTCCCAGCCATTCCCTTCCCAGCCATTCCCTTCCCAGCTTTACCCCTCTGCTCTACCCTATCAGTGGCCCATGCCATACAACCCTTACTGCGGCTTCCCTGGGATGG GAGGTTATGGTATGATGATGCCGAGTCCCTtccagcccagtccctacatggaGCCTCCGGGTTACATCCTACCCCACTCTCAGCTCCACCTGGCGGACTACAGGCGTATGATCAACCCCCACTACCACACTACCCACTACCCACAGACCATGGCTTACCATGCACGCAG GTTCCGCTACCAGCACAATGCCCCAGCCACCAGCAGGGAGATGATCAACTCTGAG GTACAGACTGAGCCCACATTAGGAGCAGCACGCTCTGACCCCAAACTCTCTAATGCTGACTCGTCTATGAAAAGTAATGTCCAAACCAACTCTGAATCTGGCAGCGACACCAGTTGCACAGCTGCCCAGTCACTATCCCCAGCCTCTGCTGTGCAGGAGGTGATGTCTAAATCAGCAGCTTACGAGGATGTTGTATTGGCACCCACCCCCAACAACACTCCTATTTCCACCAGGTCTGCTGCACCCCAGAAGGGCAGCTTTGTGTTCCAGACAGAG GTGGAGGAGTTGAGGCTGGAGTGCCGCAGCACGCCCACAGGGTTAAATATCCTCCACTCCCATGAGACATCTGAACTGTGCACCGCCCACAGTGTGTCTGCGACCGATGAAGACTTGGTACAGCtctgctcttcctcctccctccaccaccacaaggTCTCACAGGGCAGGATGCTCCATGGCCAGGAGGGGATGGGTTTGGTTGGGGAGGAGGGGGATCAGTGTCTCCAGCAAGCCTGCACGGATATACTTCTAATGGAGGGAGCATGCTCGAGTGGCAGACCAGATAACTTCCTTGCTCTTGACGATTGCAACGCATTCATGGCGAAAACACTGTCCGAACGACCAGGGAATTCTGAATCCGATATGGACTACAGAGTGGTGGTCCAAAGCCACACTGCAGATGCTCCTCAATTTACAAGTGATGACGGAGAACTGAGTGGGAACGGCTCCAAGAGTGTCTATTTTAAGATCCTCCACCTGCCCTTTGACATGGAGTACTTAGAAGAGCTGAGGAAGATTGAGGCGTCTGTGTGGTCGGCGTCTCTGGCACCGTACGTCCCCTCAGCAGAGTTTATGATCCAGCAGGGCCTGATGGAGCCACACAGGGAGGCACTGAGCCCTGTGGTCGTGGAGGAAGTCCCCATGGTGGAGGAAGTCCCCATGGTGGAGGAAGTCCCCATGGTGGAGGAGGTCCCCACGGTTGAGGTCCCTGGGGCGGAGAAGGTCCCCATAGCTGAGGTGGTCTCTCTAGTGGAGGGAGTCCCCATTGCGGAGAGCCCTTCGAATGAAAATGTTTTATTGGCAGAGATGGTCCCCAATGTGATGGAGGTACCTGCAATATCCAGTCCTAACAAAACGGACAATGCGCCCAAGTCTCCAGAGACCAGTCAAAAGAGGGGTGCGGTGAGTGACCTTGATCATCAGGATACCTCCTTTGGGAGGTTACCCACGTACCGTCCCTCAACTAGCTGGCTGGGCGACTTTGGCAACGTCTACTATCACAGCAAGATGCCTTCTGATGTTGAGGAGCAGCGCAAGATCCTCAGAGGCAGCCCACTTAAGGTGTCTAGCCCCAAACGGAAACCAAACCATGACCAAGAGCCTAAAGATCCTCGTGTTTCAGTCACTACAACCGCTCCACTCAGGCTTAAGGGAGAGGGATGCAGACCCGGAGACAAGGTTGACAGGAGGAGCCACTCTGATCAAGAGTTCTGTGCTAACCGGACCTTCAATGTGAACACGGTGACCCCTGGTGGCCACAAAAGGGAGCGCATCTGTGCCAGATGTTTGACGACAAAATGCAGAGTGAACAAGAGACCTGGCAGTCCAGGACCAGGCCTGGATGCTCTGATTGTAAAACGACAAGGGGTCCCCATTCCACCATGGGAGGAATATATCCTAGCCCAGACTTGTGCAGCCTGCAAAAGCCTTGCCCGGAGGCGGGTAACGAGGAAAGGTTCCGGTTCAGATGTTCCCAGCGGACCACAAAACGAAGAGACGGAGGGTGAGACCTCTGAGAACAG TTCTTGTCGGGCAGGACCGGGGCCCAAACTGAGGGACCCCAGGAGGCCTCAGTCCTCCATGAAGCGCCACTCTGAG AAGTGTCCCATGGGTCCACACTCAAAACTGAGGGAGAAGAACTGTTCCTGTGAAGAGCCCCATCGGCCCCCCGCTGCTGTGTTGGGGGGGCCGCGCCGCCATCCCCATGGCGATGTCATCAGGGAGCGAAATGAGGAGAACCTTGGCGTGTGCGTCTCTGTCCCACTTCAGGACAAATGGAGAAACCAGGACCAGGACCAATGCTACCTCGCGGCACAGAAATCTCAAG AGAAGTTGTGGAAAGCGGCTTTGTCCAACCCTGACAACACTGAAAGTAATATTAAGCTCGGACCCAGAGACTTGATTAAACAGAAGAAACGCATTTCTCAATCACAAG GACTTCACAGAAAAGACACAAGATGCTAA
- the LOC110489829 gene encoding uncharacterized protein LOC110489829 isoform X3 codes for MAQPSSIPYLIPITPAYWFLDSYIRFANMETTASTAQHAFGAGPRGPNPAHGPQPGPGPRHPGHPGPYGVPRPEDQPPHQQPHHHIQHSRPFFYIHPSQPFPSQPFPSQPFPSQPFPSQPFPSQPFPSQPFPSQPFPSQLYPSALPYQWPMPYNPYCGFPGMGGYGMMMPSPFQPSPYMEPPGYILPHSQLHLADYRRMINPHYHTTHYPQTMAYHARRFRYQHNAPATSREMINSEVQTEPTLGAARSDPKLSNADSSMKSNVQTNSESGSDTSCTAAQSLSPASAVQEVMSKSAAYEDVVLAPTPNNTPISTRSAAPQKGSFVFQTEVEELRLECRSTPTGLNILHSHETSELCTAHSVSATDEDLVQLCSSSSLHHHKVSQGRMLHGQEGMGLVGEEGDQCLQQACTDILLMEGACSSGRPDNFLALDDCNAFMAKTLSERPGNSESDMDYRVVVQSHTADAPQFTSDDGELSGNGSKSVYFKILHLPFDMEYLEELRKIEASVWSASLAPYVPSAEFMIQQGLMEPHREALSPVVVEEVPMVEEVPMVEEVPMVEEVPTVEVPGAEKVPIAEVVSLVEGVPIAESPSNENVLLAEMVPNVMEVPAISSPNKTDNAPKSPETSQKRGAVSDLDHQDTSFGRLPTYRPSTSWLGDFGNVYYHSKMPSDVEEQRKILRGSPLKVSSPKRKPNHDQEPKDPRVSVTTTAPLRLKGEGCRPGDKVDRRSHSDQEFCANRTFNVNTVTPGGHKRERICARCLTTKCRVNKRPGSPGPGLDALIVKRQGVPIPPWEEYILAQTCAACKSLARRRVTRKGSGSDVPSGPQNEETEGETSENSSCRAGPGPKLRDPRRPQSSMKRHSEKCPMGPHSKLREKNCSCEEPHRPPAAVLGGPRRHPHGDVIRERNEENLGVCVSVPLQDKWRNQDQDQCYLAAQKSQEKLWKAALSNPDNTESNIKLGPRDLIKQKKRISQSQGLHRKDTRC; via the exons ATGGCCCAACCCTCTTCAATTCCCTATTTAATTCCCATCACGCCTGCATACTGGTTCCTAGATAGTTATATTCGTTTTGCGA ATATGGAAACAACCGCGTCTACAGCACAGCATGCATTTGGAGCGGGCCCTCGTGGGCCCAATCCAGCCCATGGACCTCAACCGGGCCCGGGCCCCCGACACCCAGGTCACCCTGGACCTTACGGAGTTCCACGTCCAGAGGACCAGCCCCCACACCAGCAA CCCCATCACCACATCCAGCACAGCAGACCATTCTTCTACATACACCCTTCCCAGCCATTCCCTTCCCAGCCATTCCCTTCCCAGCCATTCCCTTCCCAGCCATTCCCTTCCCAGCCATTCCCTTCCCAGCCATTCCCTTCCCAGCCATTCCCTTCCCAGCCATTCCCTTCCCAGCTTTACCCCTCTGCTCTACCCTATCAGTGGCCCATGCCATACAACCCTTACTGCGGCTTCCCTGGGATGG GAGGTTATGGTATGATGATGCCGAGTCCCTtccagcccagtccctacatggaGCCTCCGGGTTACATCCTACCCCACTCTCAGCTCCACCTGGCGGACTACAGGCGTATGATCAACCCCCACTACCACACTACCCACTACCCACAGACCATGGCTTACCATGCACGCAG GTTCCGCTACCAGCACAATGCCCCAGCCACCAGCAGGGAGATGATCAACTCTGAG GTACAGACTGAGCCCACATTAGGAGCAGCACGCTCTGACCCCAAACTCTCTAATGCTGACTCGTCTATGAAAAGTAATGTCCAAACCAACTCTGAATCTGGCAGCGACACCAGTTGCACAGCTGCCCAGTCACTATCCCCAGCCTCTGCTGTGCAGGAGGTGATGTCTAAATCAGCAGCTTACGAGGATGTTGTATTGGCACCCACCCCCAACAACACTCCTATTTCCACCAGGTCTGCTGCACCCCAGAAGGGCAGCTTTGTGTTCCAGACAGAG GTGGAGGAGTTGAGGCTGGAGTGCCGCAGCACGCCCACAGGGTTAAATATCCTCCACTCCCATGAGACATCTGAACTGTGCACCGCCCACAGTGTGTCTGCGACCGATGAAGACTTGGTACAGCtctgctcttcctcctccctccaccaccacaaggTCTCACAGGGCAGGATGCTCCATGGCCAGGAGGGGATGGGTTTGGTTGGGGAGGAGGGGGATCAGTGTCTCCAGCAAGCCTGCACGGATATACTTCTAATGGAGGGAGCATGCTCGAGTGGCAGACCAGATAACTTCCTTGCTCTTGACGATTGCAACGCATTCATGGCGAAAACACTGTCCGAACGACCAGGGAATTCTGAATCCGATATGGACTACAGAGTGGTGGTCCAAAGCCACACTGCAGATGCTCCTCAATTTACAAGTGATGACGGAGAACTGAGTGGGAACGGCTCCAAGAGTGTCTATTTTAAGATCCTCCACCTGCCCTTTGACATGGAGTACTTAGAAGAGCTGAGGAAGATTGAGGCGTCTGTGTGGTCGGCGTCTCTGGCACCGTACGTCCCCTCAGCAGAGTTTATGATCCAGCAGGGCCTGATGGAGCCACACAGGGAGGCACTGAGCCCTGTGGTCGTGGAGGAAGTCCCCATGGTGGAGGAAGTCCCCATGGTGGAGGAAGTCCCCATGGTGGAGGAGGTCCCCACGGTTGAGGTCCCTGGGGCGGAGAAGGTCCCCATAGCTGAGGTGGTCTCTCTAGTGGAGGGAGTCCCCATTGCGGAGAGCCCTTCGAATGAAAATGTTTTATTGGCAGAGATGGTCCCCAATGTGATGGAGGTACCTGCAATATCCAGTCCTAACAAAACGGACAATGCGCCCAAGTCTCCAGAGACCAGTCAAAAGAGGGGTGCGGTGAGTGACCTTGATCATCAGGATACCTCCTTTGGGAGGTTACCCACGTACCGTCCCTCAACTAGCTGGCTGGGCGACTTTGGCAACGTCTACTATCACAGCAAGATGCCTTCTGATGTTGAGGAGCAGCGCAAGATCCTCAGAGGCAGCCCACTTAAGGTGTCTAGCCCCAAACGGAAACCAAACCATGACCAAGAGCCTAAAGATCCTCGTGTTTCAGTCACTACAACCGCTCCACTCAGGCTTAAGGGAGAGGGATGCAGACCCGGAGACAAGGTTGACAGGAGGAGCCACTCTGATCAAGAGTTCTGTGCTAACCGGACCTTCAATGTGAACACGGTGACCCCTGGTGGCCACAAAAGGGAGCGCATCTGTGCCAGATGTTTGACGACAAAATGCAGAGTGAACAAGAGACCTGGCAGTCCAGGACCAGGCCTGGATGCTCTGATTGTAAAACGACAAGGGGTCCCCATTCCACCATGGGAGGAATATATCCTAGCCCAGACTTGTGCAGCCTGCAAAAGCCTTGCCCGGAGGCGGGTAACGAGGAAAGGTTCCGGTTCAGATGTTCCCAGCGGACCACAAAACGAAGAGACGGAGGGTGAGACCTCTGAGAACAG TTCTTGTCGGGCAGGACCGGGGCCCAAACTGAGGGACCCCAGGAGGCCTCAGTCCTCCATGAAGCGCCACTCTGAG AAGTGTCCCATGGGTCCACACTCAAAACTGAGGGAGAAGAACTGTTCCTGTGAAGAGCCCCATCGGCCCCCCGCTGCTGTGTTGGGGGGGCCGCGCCGCCATCCCCATGGCGATGTCATCAGGGAGCGAAATGAGGAGAACCTTGGCGTGTGCGTCTCTGTCCCACTTCAGGACAAATGGAGAAACCAGGACCAGGACCAATGCTACCTCGCGGCACAGAAATCTCAAG AGAAGTTGTGGAAAGCGGCTTTGTCCAACCCTGACAACACTGAAAGTAATATTAAGCTCGGACCCAGAGACTTGATTAAACAGAAGAAACGCATTTCTCAATCACAAG GACTTCACAGAAAAGACACAAGATGCTAA
- the LOC110489829 gene encoding uncharacterized protein LOC110489829 isoform X1: MAQPSSIPYLIPITPAYWFLDSYIRFANMETTASTAQHAFGAGPRGPNPAHGPQPGPGPRHPGHPGPYGVPRPEDQPPHQQHQQPHHHIQHSRPFFYIHPSQPFPSQPFPSQPFPSQPFPSQPFPSQPFPSQPFPSQPFPSQLYPSALPYQWPMPYNPYCGFPGMGGYGMMMPSPFQPSPYMEPPGYILPHSQLHLADYRRMINPHYHTTHYPQTMAYHARRFRYQHNAPATSREMINSEVQTEPTLGAARSDPKLSNADSSMKSNVQTNSESGSDTSCTAAQSLSPASAVQEVMSKSAAYEDVVLAPTPNNTPISTRSAAPQKGSFVFQTEVEELRLECRSTPTGLNILHSHETSELCTAHSVSATDEDLVQLCSSSSLHHHKVSQGRMLHGQEGMGLVGEEGDQCLQQACTDILLMEGACSSGRPDNFLALDDCNAFMAKTLSERPGNSESDMDYRVVVQSHTADAPQFTSDDGELSGNGSKSVYFKILHLPFDMEYLEELRKIEASVWSASLAPYVPSAEFMIQQGLMEPHREALSPVVVEEVPMVEEVPMVEEVPMVEEVPTVEVPGAEKVPIAEVVSLVEGVPIAESPSNENVLLAEMVPNVMEVPAISSPNKTDNAPKSPETSQKRGAVSDLDHQDTSFGRLPTYRPSTSWLGDFGNVYYHSKMPSDVEEQRKILRGSPLKVSSPKRKPNHDQEPKDPRVSVTTTAPLRLKGEGCRPGDKVDRRSHSDQEFCANRTFNVNTVTPGGHKRERICARCLTTKCRVNKRPGSPGPGLDALIVKRQGVPIPPWEEYILAQTCAACKSLARRRVTRKGSGSDVPSGPQNEETEGETSENSSCRAGPGPKLRDPRRPQSSMKRHSEKCPMGPHSKLREKNCSCEEPHRPPAAVLGGPRRHPHGDVIRERNEENLGVCVSVPLQDKWRNQDQDQCYLAAQKSQEKLWKAALSNPDNTESNIKLGPRDLIKQKKRISQSQGLHRKDTRC; this comes from the exons ATGGCCCAACCCTCTTCAATTCCCTATTTAATTCCCATCACGCCTGCATACTGGTTCCTAGATAGTTATATTCGTTTTGCGA ATATGGAAACAACCGCGTCTACAGCACAGCATGCATTTGGAGCGGGCCCTCGTGGGCCCAATCCAGCCCATGGACCTCAACCGGGCCCGGGCCCCCGACACCCAGGTCACCCTGGACCTTACGGAGTTCCACGTCCAGAGGACCAGCCCCCACACCAGCAA CACCAGCAGCCCCATCACCACATCCAGCACAGCAGACCATTCTTCTACATACACCCTTCCCAGCCATTCCCTTCCCAGCCATTCCCTTCCCAGCCATTCCCTTCCCAGCCATTCCCTTCCCAGCCATTCCCTTCCCAGCCATTCCCTTCCCAGCCATTCCCTTCCCAGCCATTCCCTTCCCAGCTTTACCCCTCTGCTCTACCCTATCAGTGGCCCATGCCATACAACCCTTACTGCGGCTTCCCTGGGATGG GAGGTTATGGTATGATGATGCCGAGTCCCTtccagcccagtccctacatggaGCCTCCGGGTTACATCCTACCCCACTCTCAGCTCCACCTGGCGGACTACAGGCGTATGATCAACCCCCACTACCACACTACCCACTACCCACAGACCATGGCTTACCATGCACGCAG GTTCCGCTACCAGCACAATGCCCCAGCCACCAGCAGGGAGATGATCAACTCTGAG GTACAGACTGAGCCCACATTAGGAGCAGCACGCTCTGACCCCAAACTCTCTAATGCTGACTCGTCTATGAAAAGTAATGTCCAAACCAACTCTGAATCTGGCAGCGACACCAGTTGCACAGCTGCCCAGTCACTATCCCCAGCCTCTGCTGTGCAGGAGGTGATGTCTAAATCAGCAGCTTACGAGGATGTTGTATTGGCACCCACCCCCAACAACACTCCTATTTCCACCAGGTCTGCTGCACCCCAGAAGGGCAGCTTTGTGTTCCAGACAGAG GTGGAGGAGTTGAGGCTGGAGTGCCGCAGCACGCCCACAGGGTTAAATATCCTCCACTCCCATGAGACATCTGAACTGTGCACCGCCCACAGTGTGTCTGCGACCGATGAAGACTTGGTACAGCtctgctcttcctcctccctccaccaccacaaggTCTCACAGGGCAGGATGCTCCATGGCCAGGAGGGGATGGGTTTGGTTGGGGAGGAGGGGGATCAGTGTCTCCAGCAAGCCTGCACGGATATACTTCTAATGGAGGGAGCATGCTCGAGTGGCAGACCAGATAACTTCCTTGCTCTTGACGATTGCAACGCATTCATGGCGAAAACACTGTCCGAACGACCAGGGAATTCTGAATCCGATATGGACTACAGAGTGGTGGTCCAAAGCCACACTGCAGATGCTCCTCAATTTACAAGTGATGACGGAGAACTGAGTGGGAACGGCTCCAAGAGTGTCTATTTTAAGATCCTCCACCTGCCCTTTGACATGGAGTACTTAGAAGAGCTGAGGAAGATTGAGGCGTCTGTGTGGTCGGCGTCTCTGGCACCGTACGTCCCCTCAGCAGAGTTTATGATCCAGCAGGGCCTGATGGAGCCACACAGGGAGGCACTGAGCCCTGTGGTCGTGGAGGAAGTCCCCATGGTGGAGGAAGTCCCCATGGTGGAGGAAGTCCCCATGGTGGAGGAGGTCCCCACGGTTGAGGTCCCTGGGGCGGAGAAGGTCCCCATAGCTGAGGTGGTCTCTCTAGTGGAGGGAGTCCCCATTGCGGAGAGCCCTTCGAATGAAAATGTTTTATTGGCAGAGATGGTCCCCAATGTGATGGAGGTACCTGCAATATCCAGTCCTAACAAAACGGACAATGCGCCCAAGTCTCCAGAGACCAGTCAAAAGAGGGGTGCGGTGAGTGACCTTGATCATCAGGATACCTCCTTTGGGAGGTTACCCACGTACCGTCCCTCAACTAGCTGGCTGGGCGACTTTGGCAACGTCTACTATCACAGCAAGATGCCTTCTGATGTTGAGGAGCAGCGCAAGATCCTCAGAGGCAGCCCACTTAAGGTGTCTAGCCCCAAACGGAAACCAAACCATGACCAAGAGCCTAAAGATCCTCGTGTTTCAGTCACTACAACCGCTCCACTCAGGCTTAAGGGAGAGGGATGCAGACCCGGAGACAAGGTTGACAGGAGGAGCCACTCTGATCAAGAGTTCTGTGCTAACCGGACCTTCAATGTGAACACGGTGACCCCTGGTGGCCACAAAAGGGAGCGCATCTGTGCCAGATGTTTGACGACAAAATGCAGAGTGAACAAGAGACCTGGCAGTCCAGGACCAGGCCTGGATGCTCTGATTGTAAAACGACAAGGGGTCCCCATTCCACCATGGGAGGAATATATCCTAGCCCAGACTTGTGCAGCCTGCAAAAGCCTTGCCCGGAGGCGGGTAACGAGGAAAGGTTCCGGTTCAGATGTTCCCAGCGGACCACAAAACGAAGAGACGGAGGGTGAGACCTCTGAGAACAG TTCTTGTCGGGCAGGACCGGGGCCCAAACTGAGGGACCCCAGGAGGCCTCAGTCCTCCATGAAGCGCCACTCTGAG AAGTGTCCCATGGGTCCACACTCAAAACTGAGGGAGAAGAACTGTTCCTGTGAAGAGCCCCATCGGCCCCCCGCTGCTGTGTTGGGGGGGCCGCGCCGCCATCCCCATGGCGATGTCATCAGGGAGCGAAATGAGGAGAACCTTGGCGTGTGCGTCTCTGTCCCACTTCAGGACAAATGGAGAAACCAGGACCAGGACCAATGCTACCTCGCGGCACAGAAATCTCAAG AGAAGTTGTGGAAAGCGGCTTTGTCCAACCCTGACAACACTGAAAGTAATATTAAGCTCGGACCCAGAGACTTGATTAAACAGAAGAAACGCATTTCTCAATCACAAG GACTTCACAGAAAAGACACAAGATGCTAA